The Hyphomicrobium sp. MC1 genome window below encodes:
- a CDS encoding SURF1 family protein, producing MFARWRAAGLIVPGLLTLALLPVLIGLGNWQWHRKSWKEALISRIETRRTAEPISYPAVLAEYVKTGDVEYMHMRVTGRFDYSRERHLYHPTDQSQGWDVYTLLIPDGGLPPLFVNRGWVPETLKDPSKRAEGQVAGPVTVTGLVRLAQPKPWFAPDNDYAGNRWYWPDLEGMQWGPEGPPTPLQFNTEKRQAYAPFSLDADAAPPNPGGWPRGGTTEINLPNNHLQYVVTWYGLALTLIAVFAVFARQRLAAVEDDGLQSKKE from the coding sequence ATGTTTGCGCGCTGGCGCGCCGCCGGCCTCATCGTCCCGGGACTTTTGACGCTTGCCCTGCTGCCGGTCCTCATCGGGCTGGGCAACTGGCAGTGGCACCGAAAGTCCTGGAAAGAGGCGCTGATCTCGCGCATCGAGACGCGACGGACGGCGGAGCCCATCTCCTATCCGGCCGTCCTCGCCGAATATGTGAAAACGGGCGACGTCGAATACATGCACATGCGCGTCACCGGCCGCTTCGATTACAGCCGCGAGCGCCACCTCTATCACCCGACCGATCAGTCGCAGGGCTGGGACGTCTACACGCTGCTTATTCCTGACGGCGGACTGCCGCCGCTCTTCGTGAACCGTGGCTGGGTGCCCGAGACGCTGAAGGATCCCTCGAAGCGCGCCGAAGGCCAAGTGGCCGGACCCGTGACCGTCACCGGCCTCGTGCGCCTAGCGCAACCGAAACCCTGGTTCGCGCCCGACAACGACTATGCTGGCAACCGCTGGTATTGGCCGGACCTGGAGGGCATGCAGTGGGGTCCGGAAGGCCCCCCGACCCCGCTCCAGTTCAACACCGAGAAGCGTCAGGCCTACGCCCCGTTTTCCCTGGATGCCGACGCAGCGCCCCCCAATCCGGGCGGATGGCCGCGCGGCGGCACGACCGAGATCAATCTGCCCAACAATCATCTCCAGTACGTCGTAACGTGGTACGGGCTGGCGCTGACGCTCATCGCCGTGTTTGCGGTCTTTGCTCGACAGCGACTTGCGGCTGTGGAAGATGATGGCCTGCAATCTAAGAAAGAGTAA
- a CDS encoding DUF983 domain-containing protein: protein MNVLNMRDKCDVCGLDYKFVDTGDGPAVFAIFILGFLCIGGALIAEFKFGVPWWVHVLLWGILTPLLAVLLLRFLKALLIALQFKNKAEEGRLSKEG, encoded by the coding sequence GTGAATGTCCTGAACATGCGCGACAAGTGCGATGTCTGCGGCCTCGACTACAAGTTCGTCGATACGGGTGACGGGCCTGCCGTTTTCGCGATCTTCATCCTCGGCTTTCTCTGCATCGGTGGCGCCCTCATCGCCGAGTTCAAGTTTGGCGTGCCCTGGTGGGTCCACGTTCTCCTATGGGGAATTCTGACGCCGCTACTTGCGGTTTTGCTGCTTCGTTTTCTCAAGGCGCTGTTGATCGCCTTGCAGTTCAAGAACAAGGCCGAAGAAGGCCGTCTCTCTAAGGAAGGATGA